In Kwoniella dejecticola CBS 10117 chromosome 6, complete sequence, a genomic segment contains:
- a CDS encoding 40S ribosomal eS24 domain-containing protein — protein sequence MVSHLPPKRNRIAGRQSERQDSQTSGHRDIGTSGQRRFGMDPQGPVTIRTTQFITNRLLNRRQFIVTIFHPTRANISRSELGEKLAGLYKTEAARVSVFGLKTKFGGGVSTGFGLIYDDEESQKKFEPKHRLVRSGLADKVVKASRKLRKERKNRSKKVRGKAKTKAGEPAKKK from the exons atggtgagtcatctccCCCCCAAGAGAAACAGGATAGCAGGACGACAAAGCGAACGGCAGGACAGCCAGACATCGGGACATCGGGACATCGGGACATCAGGACAACGCAGATTTGGTATG GATCCCCAAGGCCCCGTCACCATCCGAACTACGCAGTTCATCACCAACCGTCTCCTCAACCGACGACAGTTCATCGTCACCATTTTCCACCCGACCCGAGCCAACATCTCTCGATCCGAGCTCGGCGAGAAATTGGCCGGCCTGTACAAGACTGAGGCTGCCCGAGTCTCCGTCTTCGGCCTCAAGACCAAGTTCGGTGGTGGTGTCTCGACTGGTTTCGGATTGATctacgatgacgaggagTCCCAGAAGAAGTTCGAGCCCAAGCACAGGCTCGTAAGA TCCGGTCTCGCCGACAAGGTCGTCAAGGCTTCCAGAAAGCTCAGAAAAGAGCGAAAGAACCGATCCAAGAAGGTAcgaggaaaggcaaagaccAAGGCCGGAGAAcccgccaagaagaagtaa